From Laspinema palackyanum D2c, one genomic window encodes:
- a CDS encoding CHAT domain-containing protein: MNKLNVFLVGLAVASVFQTPAILAQPITPTPDGTGTEVTSEGNQFNITGGTLSPDNSNLFHSFEQFGLDAGQVANFLSSPEIQNILGRVTGGDASIINGLIQVTGGNSNLFLMNPAGMLFGPNAALNVPASFTATTATGIGFGNDWFNAVGENNWANLVGTPSQFAFDIAQPGAIVNLGNLTLSGNHDLTLLGGTVLNAGTLSAPGGNITIAAVPGESRVRISQENHLLSLDLTPSGTTALTSQLTALSLPELLTGSGVSHASQVQVNPDGTITLTGSQQQIPIQPGDAIASGEIDTVGETGGIVQVLGERVAVVDGNIDASGINGGGTVLIGGEYQGKGPVPNASNTVVSQDSMISANAISQGDGGRVIIWADDTTAFHGTINARAGVEPGNEPQNGGFIEVSGKENLIFRGLVDLSAPYGSMGTLLLDPENISIVSGGADDSELNADVPVGQAQGVILSGDGTGYYTISESALETLPGSANVILEATNDITIENLADNSLSFQTGTGSITFTADANKDGTGSFLMQDLNDAIWAPGRNLSISGASITTGTLDTRSINGGGAINLTATNGNIETGNINTRAWAYEGSSGAGGSVTFSTTSGRIQTGYIDTRSRAEKGSSGTGGSVTLEATEGIATGFLDIGSYGIQGSSSDGGSSVITTSGGDIGIQSIHTTSHSGTLQSGNAGSVQIRAGNQISINDSGAWGIGTESSGPGSGGKVELTANEIALSIAYIITSDQPLILEGNVTLNSPIALTTGNAPITVTGRVDGTQPLTLNSGTGNINITGAMGSVTPIGDLTVNSTGITNFGGPISAPGRNISISGASITTGNLFTGAINGGSINLTATNGGIQTGDLVTKGYASSGVAGNGGAVTLNATQGITTTGIIESISDSKSSADSSDGGNITIITSIGDIEIQSTIHSASISNGTSHNGGNIVLQAPNGSIYTRAAISTASRSWNGTAAGNGGSLNIEAGNLFSSSNLNPNWVGIGTDSGGKTGSRDGGPINLSAPQIEISSLPGIQATLVGMDTTPGMYTTNQPIAIQGNVTLKSPITLATGSAPITVTGLVDGNHPLILNTGTGNISITGGIGSVTPIGNLTVNSTGITTFGGPISAASLTTNAGGTTQLNGNVTTTGGIAQVYGDNVLTNGDITFTGNALNFGGTVSGSGNLTLNSSGLTRLGGTVNAGSLTTDAGGTTELNGNVTTSGAVGQVYGDNVTTIGDIILTGNEIDLGGNVTGTGRLTLQPFTPGQSIAVGVEATGYGTTDALDLTTEEMARLQQELSEVYINTTGTINTGTLTVADPLRLQGGTLSLGGNITGTDNASITLNSSNISLSGDTTITTASRDITFSGSVNGGSYNLTTQAFSGSAILNGDMTAGNLTFNNRVTLNGDTILTADEVNFGSSVTGTGYHLTLQPNSPNSAIAIGGLSDTSAFDITTGELGYLGNGFSGITIGRSDGNGAITIENGGVTFPDPVTLRSPLAVGTLTTNGPITLTDNATLTLEIYKTNLNDNITATNPTGNAIDFGSGAVQLGDNVTVQSNGGNVSFGGAVDGNFLLTVNAGSGHLTFGSEVGSSNPLTGLSVTAGNTEIASNITTNNGNITLNSPSSLTGSSSINAGTGTIAFNQTFAAGNHPLTLTADEINFLGGNNSVSGSSSLVLQPATPSLAINLGYTVDNLGQLDITQTDLLALRNGFSSITMGSASGSGAIDMGTVTFYDPIILRSPQVGGTLTLNGAVSLLDDATLTRDIAGLTTLLNDIYTEGTDIIFEEDVLLGADVTFSTGENLPGNIIFKGLLDGNRTLNLISGLGYIDFQRPVGVFEALGNLTFGPAAEIKVGGGIRTQNSDLTFNSPVNLQRDSSFNTGEGILTFNDSITAGTNALILAGNEINLTGNVSGTNYLEIQPSIATQGMTIAGTDNNTAVLDLTQTELSLIQPGFSEIRLGQSSGSGTLNVNSLTVGQPTTIRSGVGVVNLNGALTATGSAGVTLEAQTTNLYSNITTEGGPIALNGGVQLPNDVTLTSNNGDVTFTGTIDGANSLSVNAGRGNVRFEGVAGGVNPLAGLDITAGETFVNGGGIYTQNSPLTFNSSVTVSGNSTLSTGTATLTFNQAVNAGTGDLTLTGDEINFGDRISGTGSLVLQPATPSQGITIGDSGNTAGLDMTAAELAQLQDGFRSIAIGRTNGSGSVVIQNASFNDAVAVRSPDGEITVNGAVSGNGGITLNASTLNLNSGLSNTGGEMNLTGNTQIANAVNLSNNGNISLSGAINGSGSLAIDADTSQVTFGGAIGSSTPLEQLTVTAGNVTVPGAVATTNGITLNSPVSVTNSGGTFNAGTGSLAFSSSLTSQFQDLIFTGNEIDFGGPLSGSGKVFLQPATASTHIEIGGSGTTANLDLTATELANFVSGFHSVTIGRTDGNSNITIGTTSLPVPTTVQSATGAIAVDGTITSTGGLTLTAPTVTLNANINNSTGTVNIQGQTEINNAVNVSNNGNIAFAGAIDGSGELTLNSGSGNVQLSGAVGSSTPLQQLTLDGNLATVNGAVATTNGITLNSPIQLGANGGNFNAGSVTLTFGSTLTANTQDLTLTANDINLGGAVSGTGNLVLEPTNPTQNMAIGAANGNAGFTLTAADIANLQDGFTGVTIGRSDGSGTVAIGTITLPDPTIVQVPLEPGSISVNGNTTLIGNGSLTLIAPQTQLGGNITSQNGNIALNSNAIELGNDVTLSTQNAGNITLSGTINGANQLTVNASGNVELGNSLGNITALTGLTVIGRNLALNGDITTNQGNVNIDAPISLQRDTFVTTGSDATGYGDVTATSTIDGNYRLRINAGNVRVDGAIGGNQPLESVTVVAKKGINLQDVTTDGGDIRLRAEETITTGDLSTRSETGEGGQVELEAKGDITTGNITTSGFLNAGNVLINSILGNIRTGNILATSTQGAGGTVNLNAAGNVNTGNIDTSGYSEAGEVNLVSTGGGTISTGNITALSELGGPSTVTISTSGEVRTGVITAKPEPAPEPEPEPELEAEPEPAPEPEQPRSPQQSTRIQPASNVPTQAAGSVPTTEESGTDSPSTNPSGESAAQPAVATPELGGTETATPRVVESPAIATAEVLQPVQDPVQSPQPEATTPAPAGVGPDHSPPANSTAPVETASGAIIAMPEGNPAQTLIPSSTPLEIVTNPGNVQIPQATVLNNPVSMSQILDIARYNLNQNLASGNLVDAVGGIEEMRSQEFTDYFGSEFQEVPTSLQGIRDSLGNISRETGSNPAIIYTLVQPEQLELIVITANGAPIRRTVTTDRETLLKAVTAFRGELTTPNRRHSQNYLQEAQQLYQWLIAPIQPELEANGIDTLLFSMDSGLRALPISALHDGEQFLIEKYPVALIPSISLTNMQYRSLANTRVLAMGASTFTELNPLPAVPVELSTITEQLWQGVQLLNADFTRANLVATRHDYPYEIIHLATHGEFSAGALSNSYIQLWDEKLTLDQLRTLGWQNPQVELLVLSACRTALGDEKAELGFAGFALQAGVKTAIASLWYVSDEGTLALMSEFYKQLRTAPLKAEALRQAQIAMIRGNVQIENGILRFRGESQGISLPTEFFGTQTTLLSHPYYWSAFTTIGSPW; encoded by the coding sequence ATGAATAAACTGAATGTTTTCCTAGTCGGATTAGCAGTTGCATCGGTCTTTCAGACACCGGCAATCCTCGCTCAACCGATTACTCCCACCCCTGATGGGACGGGAACCGAAGTCACTTCAGAGGGAAATCAGTTTAATATTACCGGCGGCACTCTCTCCCCGGATAACAGCAATTTATTCCATAGTTTTGAACAATTTGGCCTAGATGCGGGTCAAGTGGCGAATTTTCTCTCTTCCCCCGAGATTCAGAATATCCTCGGACGAGTCACCGGGGGGGATGCCTCAATTATTAATGGCTTAATTCAAGTCACTGGCGGCAATTCTAACTTATTTTTGATGAATCCTGCGGGGATGCTCTTTGGACCGAATGCGGCCTTAAATGTACCCGCTTCATTTACCGCTACGACTGCGACGGGTATCGGATTTGGAAATGATTGGTTTAATGCCGTTGGCGAGAATAATTGGGCGAATCTAGTCGGAACTCCCAGTCAATTTGCCTTTGATATTGCCCAACCGGGGGCTATTGTTAATTTAGGAAACTTAACTTTATCAGGCAATCATGACTTAACCCTGTTGGGTGGGACGGTGTTAAATGCCGGAACGCTTTCTGCACCTGGGGGAAATATCACCATTGCCGCAGTACCCGGAGAGAGTCGAGTTCGCATTTCTCAAGAGAACCATTTGCTGAGTTTAGATTTGACCCCCTCGGGTACAACCGCTTTGACTTCCCAACTGACTGCGCTAAGTTTACCGGAACTGTTGACAGGGAGTGGGGTGAGTCATGCCAGTCAGGTGCAGGTGAATCCCGATGGCACCATTACCCTGACGGGTTCTCAACAGCAAATTCCCATCCAACCGGGAGATGCCATAGCTTCCGGTGAGATTGATACAGTGGGAGAAACCGGCGGCATCGTCCAGGTATTGGGAGAGCGAGTTGCCGTAGTCGATGGGAATATTGACGCCTCGGGGATAAATGGCGGTGGGACAGTCCTAATCGGGGGAGAATATCAGGGAAAAGGGCCCGTTCCCAATGCCTCGAATACGGTTGTGAGTCAGGATTCGATGATTTCGGCAAATGCAATCTCCCAGGGAGACGGGGGACGAGTGATTATTTGGGCGGATGATACCACAGCATTTCATGGTACAATCAACGCCCGTGCAGGGGTTGAACCAGGGAATGAACCGCAAAATGGCGGGTTTATAGAGGTATCCGGGAAGGAAAACCTGATTTTTCGCGGGTTGGTGGATTTAAGCGCGCCTTATGGGAGTATGGGGACGTTACTCCTCGATCCAGAAAATATCAGTATTGTCAGTGGGGGAGCAGATGATAGCGAACTCAACGCTGATGTTCCAGTGGGACAAGCGCAAGGTGTAATTTTGTCGGGGGATGGGACTGGATACTACACAATCTCCGAATCGGCTTTAGAGACTTTGCCGGGGAGTGCAAATGTCATCCTAGAAGCGACGAATGATATTACTATTGAAAACTTGGCTGATAATTCCCTATCTTTTCAGACTGGAACGGGTTCAATAACCTTTACTGCCGATGCTAACAAGGATGGAACCGGATCGTTTCTCATGCAAGATCTAAATGATGCGATCTGGGCACCCGGGAGAAATCTCTCTATTTCAGGGGCGAGTATAACCACTGGAACTCTGGATACTAGGTCCATTAATGGAGGAGGAGCAATTAATCTAACTGCGACGAATGGCAACATTGAAACCGGCAATATTAATACTAGAGCCTGGGCATATGAAGGGTCATCCGGAGCAGGTGGTTCAGTTACCTTTTCTACAACCAGTGGCCGCATTCAAACCGGCTATATTGATACTAGATCTAGAGCAGAGAAGGGGTCATCTGGAACAGGGGGTTCAGTTACCTTAGAGGCTACAGAAGGAATTGCGACCGGCTTTCTTGACATTGGTTCTTATGGAATTCAAGGTAGTAGTAGTGATGGGGGTAGCAGTGTTATAACTACTTCAGGGGGTGATATTGGGATACAATCAATACATACTACTAGCCATTCCGGTACTCTACAGTCCGGCAATGCTGGCTCTGTCCAGATTCGTGCAGGAAATCAAATTAGCATTAATGATAGTGGTGCGTGGGGGATTGGCACCGAAAGTTCAGGTCCTGGTAGTGGGGGTAAGGTAGAGTTAACCGCTAATGAAATTGCTCTATCTATAGCTTACATTATTACCTCGGATCAACCACTCATCCTCGAAGGAAATGTCACCCTGAATAGTCCGATTGCCCTGACCACCGGGAATGCACCGATTACCGTGACGGGACGTGTCGATGGCACTCAACCCTTAACTTTAAATAGCGGCACTGGGAATATTAACATCACCGGAGCTATGGGCAGTGTGACCCCAATTGGTGACTTAACGGTAAATAGTACCGGCATCACGAACTTTGGAGGGCCAATTTCTGCCCCAGGGAGAAACATTTCTATTTCAGGAGCGAGTATAACTACTGGAAATTTGTTTACTGGAGCCATTAATGGAGGGTCAATTAATCTAACAGCAACGAATGGCGGCATTCAAACCGGCGATCTTGTTACTAAAGGCTATGCATCTAGCGGGGTAGCTGGAAATGGGGGTGCAGTTACCTTAAATGCTACACAAGGAATTACTACGACCGGCATTATTGAAAGTATTTCCGATTCAAAATCAAGTGCAGATAGTAGTGATGGGGGAAACATTACGATAATTACTTCAATTGGTGACATTGAAATACAATCGACAATACATTCTGCATCTATTTCAAATGGAACTTCTCATAATGGGGGCAATATTGTTCTACAAGCACCAAATGGTTCTATTTATACACGTGCTGCTATTTCTACCGCCAGCCGTTCTTGGAACGGAACTGCTGCCGGGAATGGTGGATCGCTCAACATTGAGGCAGGAAATCTATTTAGTAGTAGTAACCTTAATCCCAATTGGGTGGGGATTGGCACTGACAGTGGAGGTAAGACAGGTTCTCGTGATGGGGGTCCTATAAATTTATCCGCTCCACAAATTGAGATATCATCTCTACCTGGCATACAAGCAACTCTAGTTGGTATGGACACAACACCTGGGATGTACACAACGAATCAACCGATCGCCATCCAAGGAAATGTCACCCTGAAGAGTCCGATTACCCTCGCGACAGGAAGTGCACCGATTACCGTGACTGGACTTGTGGATGGCAATCATCCCTTAATTTTAAATACCGGCACTGGCAATATTAGCATTACCGGAGGCATTGGTAGTGTGACCCCTATTGGTAACTTAACGGTGAATAGTACCGGCATCACGACTTTTGGAGGGCCAATTTCTGCTGCAAGTTTGACCACCAATGCAGGTGGGACAACCCAACTCAATGGGAATGTTACTACCACGGGAGGTATCGCACAAGTCTATGGAGATAATGTTCTTACTAATGGCGATATTACGTTCACCGGCAACGCGCTTAACTTTGGGGGAACGGTCTCGGGAAGTGGGAATCTGACGCTTAATAGTAGCGGACTGACTCGATTGGGCGGAACTGTTAATGCTGGCAGTCTGACTACCGATGCGGGGGGAACAACCGAACTGAATGGGAATGTTACCACGAGCGGGGCAGTAGGGCAAGTGTATGGAGATAATGTTACCACGATTGGCGATATTATCTTAACCGGGAATGAAATCGACTTGGGTGGGAATGTGACGGGAACGGGTCGTTTAACGCTGCAACCCTTTACTCCTGGTCAATCCATCGCCGTGGGGGTGGAGGCAACGGGGTATGGCACGACTGATGCTTTAGATTTGACGACGGAAGAAATGGCCCGGTTGCAACAGGAGTTGAGTGAGGTTTATATTAATACCACCGGCACTATTAATACCGGAACGTTAACGGTTGCCGACCCGCTGAGGTTACAAGGGGGAACTCTATCTCTGGGAGGCAATATTACCGGGACGGATAACGCCTCAATTACCCTCAATAGTAGCAATATCAGTCTCAGTGGGGATACGACGATTACCACCGCTAGTCGTGATATTACCTTTAGTGGCAGTGTCAATGGTGGCAGTTATAACCTGACTACTCAAGCATTCAGTGGCAGTGCGATTCTGAATGGGGATATGACGGCGGGGAATCTGACGTTTAATAATAGAGTTACCCTGAATGGCGATACGATATTAACGGCGGATGAGGTCAACTTTGGGAGTAGTGTGACGGGAACGGGGTATCATCTGACGTTGCAACCAAATTCCCCCAACAGCGCGATCGCCATTGGTGGGTTATCGGACACTAGCGCATTCGATATAACCACCGGGGAACTGGGGTATTTAGGAAATGGGTTTAGCGGGATTACCATCGGACGCAGTGACGGCAATGGTGCAATTACGATTGAGAATGGCGGGGTCACGTTCCCAGATCCGGTGACGTTGCGATCGCCGTTAGCAGTCGGAACCCTGACCACCAATGGTCCCATTACCCTGACGGATAATGCTACTCTCACCCTGGAGATTTACAAAACTAATCTGAATGATAATATTACTGCCACAAATCCCACAGGAAATGCCATTGACTTCGGAAGCGGTGCAGTCCAACTGGGAGATAATGTAACAGTTCAAAGTAATGGGGGAAATGTCAGCTTTGGCGGTGCAGTGGATGGTAATTTTCTGCTGACGGTGAATGCCGGTTCGGGTCATTTAACCTTTGGGAGTGAGGTGGGTAGTTCTAACCCGTTAACGGGTCTATCTGTCACTGCTGGAAATACAGAAATTGCCAGTAATATCACGACCAATAATGGAAATATTACCTTGAATTCCCCGAGTAGCTTAACCGGAAGCAGTAGCATCAATGCGGGAACAGGAACGATCGCATTTAACCAGACTTTTGCAGCGGGAAATCATCCCTTAACCCTGACTGCCGATGAAATTAACTTCCTGGGGGGGAATAATAGCGTTAGCGGCAGCAGTAGTCTGGTTTTACAACCGGCGACGCCAAGTCTAGCGATTAATCTAGGCTATACTGTTGACAATTTGGGACAATTAGACATCACTCAGACGGATTTATTGGCTTTACGAAATGGATTTAGTTCGATTACAATGGGCAGTGCCTCCGGTAGCGGTGCAATTGATATGGGAACTGTTACTTTTTACGACCCCATTATATTGCGATCGCCTCAAGTCGGGGGAACCCTGACCCTCAATGGTGCAGTTAGTCTGCTGGATGATGCTACCTTGACGCGGGACATTGCGGGACTGACAACTTTGCTCAATGATATTTACACGGAAGGAACCGATATCATTTTTGAGGAAGATGTTCTACTGGGTGCTGATGTCACCTTTAGTACCGGAGAAAATCTTCCCGGCAATATTATTTTCAAAGGTCTCCTGGATGGAAATCGAACGCTTAATTTGATTTCTGGATTGGGATATATCGATTTTCAGCGTCCGGTTGGAGTCTTTGAAGCGTTGGGTAATTTAACCTTTGGACCCGCAGCAGAAATTAAAGTCGGCGGTGGGATTCGCACCCAGAATAGCGATTTAACGTTCAACAGTCCGGTGAATTTGCAACGGGATTCTAGTTTCAATACAGGTGAGGGAATTTTAACCTTTAATGACAGCATCACTGCTGGCACTAACGCACTGATTTTAGCGGGGAATGAGATTAATTTAACCGGAAATGTCAGTGGCACTAACTATCTGGAAATTCAACCCTCGATCGCCACCCAAGGGATGACTATTGCAGGAACAGATAACAATACTGCTGTGCTGGATTTGACTCAAACAGAATTGAGCTTAATTCAACCCGGATTTAGTGAAATTCGCTTGGGACAAAGTAGCGGTTCTGGAACCCTTAATGTCAATTCCCTCACGGTGGGTCAACCCACTACGATTCGGTCCGGGGTGGGAGTGGTGAATCTGAATGGTGCTTTGACGGCAACGGGTAGCGCTGGGGTGACTCTGGAGGCGCAAACGACGAATCTATATTCTAATATTACGACAGAAGGCGGCCCGATCGCCCTCAATGGTGGAGTGCAATTACCCAATGATGTTACCCTCACCAGTAATAACGGTGATGTTACTTTTACCGGGACTATCGATGGTGCGAATAGCTTATCGGTGAATGCCGGACGTGGGAATGTGCGCTTTGAAGGCGTCGCTGGAGGCGTGAACCCCTTGGCAGGACTGGACATTACCGCAGGAGAAACCTTCGTCAACGGTGGCGGCATCTATACTCAAAATAGTCCCCTGACGTTTAACTCCTCGGTGACGGTGAGTGGCAATAGTACCTTGTCTACGGGAACCGCAACCCTCACGTTTAATCAAGCGGTGAATGCGGGAACGGGAGATTTAACCTTAACTGGGGATGAAATCAACTTTGGCGATCGCATCAGTGGGACGGGTTCTCTGGTGTTGCAACCGGCAACTCCCTCTCAGGGAATCACCATCGGGGATTCCGGAAACACTGCCGGTTTAGATATGACTGCCGCAGAATTGGCGCAGTTACAAGATGGATTCCGCAGTATTGCGATCGGACGCACTAATGGCAGTGGTAGTGTGGTGATTCAAAATGCCAGTTTTAATGATGCCGTTGCCGTGCGATCGCCGGACGGTGAAATCACCGTGAATGGCGCGGTTTCTGGGAATGGAGGCATTACCCTCAATGCCTCTACCCTCAATCTGAATAGCGGATTGAGTAATACTGGGGGGGAAATGAACCTCACCGGAAATACACAAATTGCCAATGCTGTCAATCTCAGCAACAATGGGAATATTTCTCTCTCCGGTGCAATTAATGGCAGTGGGAGTCTGGCGATCGATGCGGATACCTCTCAGGTTACGTTTGGTGGCGCAATTGGCAGTAGCACTCCCCTAGAACAGTTAACCGTCACTGCTGGGAATGTGACCGTACCCGGCGCAGTCGCCACCACGAACGGCATCACCTTGAACAGTCCCGTGAGTGTCACCAATAGCGGCGGTACCTTTAATGCAGGCACAGGCAGTCTCGCCTTCAGTTCCTCCCTCACTTCCCAGTTCCAGGATCTAATCTTTACCGGCAATGAGATCGACTTTGGCGGTCCCCTAAGCGGTAGCGGAAAAGTCTTCCTGCAACCGGCAACGGCATCAACGCATATCGAAATAGGGGGTTCGGGGACAACTGCCAACCTGGATTTAACCGCTACAGAACTCGCCAATTTCGTCAGCGGATTCCACAGCGTCACCATTGGACGGACTGATGGCAATAGTAATATCACGATTGGTACTACCTCTCTCCCAGTTCCGACTACAGTCCAGTCTGCGACAGGTGCGATCGCCGTGGATGGAACAATCACCAGCACAGGAGGTCTCACTCTGACTGCACCCACGGTCACTCTGAATGCCAATATTAACAATTCTACCGGCACTGTGAATATCCAAGGCCAAACCGAAATTAATAATGCAGTAAATGTGAGCAATAATGGGAATATTGCCTTTGCTGGCGCGATCGATGGCAGTGGAGAATTGACCTTAAATTCCGGCAGTGGTAACGTGCAGTTGAGTGGTGCAGTCGGCAGCAGTACCCCATTACAGCAATTGACCCTTGATGGTAATCTCGCCACGGTTAACGGCGCAGTCGCCACCACTAACGGCATCACCTTGAATAGTCCCATCCAACTCGGTGCCAATGGCGGCAACTTTAACGCCGGAAGCGTTACCCTGACCTTTGGTTCCACCCTCACTGCCAATACCCAAGATTTAACCCTCACTGCCAATGATATCAACTTAGGCGGTGCCGTCAGTGGGACAGGGAACCTAGTCCTAGAACCGACAAACCCCACCCAAAATATGGCGATCGGCGCTGCTAATGGCAATGCTGGATTCACCCTCACTGCTGCTGATATCGCCAACCTGCAAGACGGATTTACAGGGGTGACGATTGGACGGAGTGATGGCAGTGGCACCGTGGCGATCGGGACCATCACCCTCCCTGACCCCACCATTGTGCAAGTTCCTCTGGAACCCGGTTCTATCTCCGTCAATGGCAACACCACCCTGATCGGCAATGGTTCCCTCACCTTAATTGCTCCCCAAACCCAGTTAGGGGGAAATATTACCTCACAAAATGGCAATATCGCCCTGAATAGCAACGCCATTGAACTCGGCAACGATGTCACCCTGAGTACGCAAAATGCAGGTAACATCACCCTCAGCGGTACCATCAATGGCGCGAATCAGTTAACCGTGAATGCTAGTGGAAACGTGGAATTAGGCAATTCCTTGGGAAACATCACTGCCTTAACGGGATTAACCGTCATAGGTCGAAATCTCGCCTTGAATGGAGATATCACCACCAATCAGGGGAATGTCAACATTGATGCACCGATTTCCTTGCAACGCGATACGTTTGTAACCACTGGCAGCGATGCCACGGGATATGGCGATGTGACCGCCACCAGCACCATTGATGGCAACTATCGCTTACGGATCAATGCCGGTAACGTGAGAGTGGACGGGGCGATCGGGGGGAATCAACCCTTAGAAAGCGTGACCGTTGTGGCGAAAAAAGGCATTAACTTGCAAGATGTTACCACCGACGGTGGCGATATCCGACTCCGTGCAGAAGAAACGATCACCACGGGTGATCTCTCCACCCGTAGTGAGACTGGAGAGGGGGGTCAAGTTGAGCTAGAAGCCAAGGGCGATATTACCACGGGAAATATTACTACCAGCGGATTTTTAAATGCCGGAAATGTGCTAATTAACAGCATTTTGGGGAATATAAGAACGGGAAATATTCTAGCCACCTCAACCCAAGGAGCAGGTGGGACCGTGAACCTCAATGCTGCAGGGAATGTGAACACCGGAAATATAGATACCAGCGGATATTCAGAAGCGGGTGAAGTTAACTTAGTGAGTACCGGAGGGGGAACGATCTCAACGGGAAATATTACCGCACTCTCGGAGCTAGGAGGCCCCAGTACGGTCACGATTTCCACGTCAGGTGAGGTGAGGACAGGAGTGATCACGGCCAAACCGGAACCGGCACCAGAACCGGAACCGGAACCGGAACTGGAAGCAGAACCGGAACCAGCACCAGAACCGGAACAACCTCGATCGCCTCAGCAATCTACGCGGATTCAACCCGCCTCAAATGTGCCAACCCAGGCGGCAGGTAGCGTCCCGACAACAGAAGAGAGTGGGACAGATTCACCCAGTACCAACCCATCCGGTGAATCCGCAGCACAACCGGCAGTCGCTACCCCAGAGTTAGGAGGGACAGAAACAGCCACCCCACGGGTTGTGGAATCCCCGGCGATCGCCACAGCGGAGGTTTTGCAACCCGTACAGGATCCGGTGCAATCCCCCCAACCCGAGGCAACGACTCCAGCACCCGCAGGGGTAGGTCCCGATCACAGTCCACCGGCCAATTCCACCGCACCCGTGGAAACGGCATCTGGTGCAATCATAGCCATGCCAGAGGGAAACCCCGCTCAAACCCTGATACCAAGTTCCACCCCCTTGGAAATCGTCACCAACCCCGGAAACGTTCAAATCCCTCAAGCTACGGTTCTCAATAACCCGGTTTCCATGTCTCAAATCCTCGATATAGCGCGCTATAACCTTAACCAGAACTTGGCATCCGGGAACCTCGTTGACGCTGTGGGTGGCATTGAAGAAATGCGATCGCAAGAATTTACCGACTATTTTGGCTCCGAGTTCCAAGAAGTCCCCACCAGCCTCCAAGGGATTCGCGATAGCCTGGGTAACATCAGCCGCGAAACCGGCTCAAACCCAGCAATAATTTATACATTAGTTCAGCCGGAGCAACTTGAATTGATTGTCATCACCGCCAATGGTGCTCCCATTCGTCGAACTGTAACGACGGACCGGGAGACCCTACTCAAAGCCGTGACAGCATTTCGGGGAGAACTGACCACTCCCAATCGTCGCCATTCCCAGAACTATTTACAGGAGGCACAACAACTCTATCAGTGGCTAATTGCACCCATCCAACCTGAACTAGAGGCAAACGGGATTG